The following coding sequences are from one Bos indicus x Bos taurus breed Angus x Brahman F1 hybrid chromosome 5, Bos_hybrid_MaternalHap_v2.0, whole genome shotgun sequence window:
- the ASIC1 gene encoding acid-sensing ion channel 1 isoform X3 — protein sequence MELKAEEEEVGGLQPVSIQAFASSSTLHGLAHIFSYERLSLKRALWALCFLGSLAVLLCVCTERVQYYFHYHHVTKLDEVAASQLTFPAVTLCNLNEFRFSQVSKNDLYHAGELLALLNNRYEIPDTQMADEKQLEILQDKANFRSFKPKPFNMREFYDRAGHDIRDMLLSCHFRGEVCSAEDFKVVFTRYGKCYTFNSGRDGRPRLKTMKGGTGNGLEIMLDIQQDEYLPVWGETDETSFEAGIKVQIHSQDEPPFIDQLGFGVAPGFQTFVACQEQRLIYLPPPWGTCKAVTMDLDFFDSYSITACRIDCETRYLVENCNCRMVHMPGDAPYCTPEQYKECADPALDFLVEKDQEYCVCEMPCNLTRYGKELSMVKIPSKASAKYLAKKFNKSEQYIGENILVLDIFFEVLNYETIEQKKAYEIAGLLGDIGGQMGLFIGASILTVLELFDYAYEVIKHKLCRRGKCQKEAKRSSADKGVALSLDDVKRHNPCESLRGHPAGMTYAANILPHHPARGTFEDFTC from the exons ATGGAACTGaaggctgaggaggaggaggtgggtggCCTCCAGCCGGTGAGCATCCAGGCCTTCGCCAGCAGCTCCACCCTGCACGGCCTGGCCCACATCTTCTCCTACGAGCGGCTGTCTCTGAAGCGGGCGCTCTGGGCCCTCTGCTTCCTGGGCTCCCTGGCtgtgctgctgtgtgtgtgcaccgAGCGTGTGCAGTACTACTTCCACTACCACCACGTCACCAAGCTCGATGAGGTGGCTGCCTCCCAGCTCACCTTCCCTGCCGTCACGCTGTGCAACCTCAACGAGTTCCGCTTTAGCCAAGTCTCCAAGAATGACCTGTACCATGCCGGGGAGCTGCTGGCCCTGCTGAACAACAG GTATGAGATACCAGACACGCAGATGGCAGATGAAAAGCAGCTGGAGATACTGCAGGACAAGGCCAACTTTCGCAGCTTCAAGCCCAAGCCCTTCAACATGCGCGAGTTTTATGACCGCGCAGGGCACGACATCCGAGACATGCTGCTTTCCTGCCACTTCCGGGGGGAGGTCTGCAGCGCCGAGGACTTCAAGGTG GTCTTCACACGGTATGGAAAGTGCTACACGTTCAACTCTGGCCGAGATGGGCGCCCACGGCTGAAGACCATGAAGGGTGGGACGGGCAACGGGCTGGAGATCATGCTGGACATTCAGCAGGACGAGTACCTGCCCGTGTGGGGGGAAACCG ATGAGACGTCCTTCGAAGCAGGCATCAAAGTGCAGATCCACAGTCAGGATGAACCTCCCTTCATCGACCAGCTGGGCTTTGGCGTAGCCCCAGGGTTCCAGACCTTTGTGGCCTGCCAAGAGCAGCGG CTCATCTACCTGCCCCCGCCCTGGGGCACCTGCAAAGCTGTTACCATGGACTTGGATTTCTTCGACTCCTACAGCATTACCGCCTGCCGCATCGACTGTGAGACGCGCTACCTGGTGGAGAACTGTAACTGCCGCATGGTGCATATGCCAG GGGACGCCCCATACTGCACTCCAGAGCAGTACAAGGAGTGTGCAGATCCTGCTCTGG ACTTCCTGGTGGAGAAGGACCAGGAATACTGTGTGTGTGAAATGCCCTGCAACCTGACCCGCTATGGCAAGGAGCTGTCCATGGTCAAGATCCCCAGCAAAGCGTCAGCCAAATACTTGGCCAAGAAGTTCAACAAGTCTGAGCAGTACATAGG GGAAAACATCCTGGTGCTGGACATTTTCTTTGAAGTCCTCAACTATGAGACCATTGAGCAGAAGAAGGCCTATGAGATTGCAGGGCTCCTGG GTGACATTGGAGGCCAAATGGGGCTGTTCATCGGGGCCAGCATCCTCACGGTGCTGGAACTCTTTGACTACGCCTACGAG GTCATAAAACACAAGCTGTGCAGAAGAGGGAAGTGCCAGAAGGAGGCCAAACGGAGCAGCGCGGACAAGGGCGTGGCCCTCAGCCTGGATGACGTCAAAAGACAC AACCCGTGCGAGAGCCTCCGGGGCCATCCTGCCGGGATGACGTATGCGGCCAACATCCTACCTCACCATCCGGCCCGAGGCACTTTTGAGGACTTTACCTGCTGA
- the ASIC1 gene encoding acid-sensing ion channel 1 isoform X2: MPIQIFCSVSFSSGEEAPGPLGDVWGSRQQQQRDSSDSEEEEEEKEKEAERKEAREADSPMDLVAFANSCTLHGTNHIFVEGGPGPRQALWAVAFVLALGAFLCQVGDRVAYYLSYPHVTLLDEVATTELAFPAVTLCNTNAVRLSQLSYPDLLYLAPMLGLDESDDPGVPLAPPGPEAFSGEPFNLHRFYNRSCHRLEDMLLYCSYCGGPCGPHNFSVVFTRYGKCYTFNSGRDGRPRLKTMKGGTGNGLEIMLDIQQDEYLPVWGETDETSFEAGIKVQIHSQDEPPFIDQLGFGVAPGFQTFVACQEQRLIYLPPPWGTCKAVTMDLDFFDSYSITACRIDCETRYLVENCNCRMVHMPGDAPYCTPEQYKECADPALDFLVEKDQEYCVCEMPCNLTRYGKELSMVKIPSKASAKYLAKKFNKSEQYIGENILVLDIFFEVLNYETIEQKKAYEIAGLLGDIGGQMGLFIGASILTVLELFDYAYEVIKHKLCRRGKCQKEAKRSSADKGVALSLDDVKRHNPCESLRGHPAGMTYAANILPHHPARGTFEDFTC, from the exons ATGCCCATCCAGATCTTCTGCTCCGTGTCATTCTCCTCTGGAGAGGAGGCCCCCGGGCCCTTGGGAGATGTATGGGGTTCCCGTCAGCAGCAACAACGGGACAGCTCAGActcagaagaggaggaagaagagaaggaaaaggaggcagagaggaaggaggcCAGAGAGGCGGACTCACCGATGGACCTGGTGGCCTTCGCCAACAGCTGTACCCTCCACGGCACCAACCACATCTTCGTGGAGGGGGGTCCTGGGCCGCGGCAGGCCCTGTGGGCAGTGGCCTTCGTCCTGGCACTGGGAGCCTTCCTGTGCCAGGTAGGGGATCGAGTTGCCTATTACCTCAGCTACCCACATGTGACTCTGCTAGACGAAGTGGCCACCACGGAGCTGGCCTTCCCAGCGGTCACCCTCTGCAACACCAATGCAGTGAGGCTGTCCCAACTCAGCTACCCCGACCTGCTGTACCTGGCCCCCATGCTGGGGCTGGACGAAAGCGACGACCCAGGGGTGCCGCTCGCCCCCCCAGGGCCCGAGGCCTTCTCGGGGGAGCCCTTTAACCTGCACCGCTTCTACAATCGCTCCTGTCATCGGCTGGAAGACATGTTGCTCTACTGCTCCTACTGCGGGGGGCCCTGTGGCCCTCACAACTTCTCGGTG GTCTTCACACGGTATGGAAAGTGCTACACGTTCAACTCTGGCCGAGATGGGCGCCCACGGCTGAAGACCATGAAGGGTGGGACGGGCAACGGGCTGGAGATCATGCTGGACATTCAGCAGGACGAGTACCTGCCCGTGTGGGGGGAAACCG ATGAGACGTCCTTCGAAGCAGGCATCAAAGTGCAGATCCACAGTCAGGATGAACCTCCCTTCATCGACCAGCTGGGCTTTGGCGTAGCCCCAGGGTTCCAGACCTTTGTGGCCTGCCAAGAGCAGCGG CTCATCTACCTGCCCCCGCCCTGGGGCACCTGCAAAGCTGTTACCATGGACTTGGATTTCTTCGACTCCTACAGCATTACCGCCTGCCGCATCGACTGTGAGACGCGCTACCTGGTGGAGAACTGTAACTGCCGCATGGTGCATATGCCAG GGGACGCCCCATACTGCACTCCAGAGCAGTACAAGGAGTGTGCAGATCCTGCTCTGG ACTTCCTGGTGGAGAAGGACCAGGAATACTGTGTGTGTGAAATGCCCTGCAACCTGACCCGCTATGGCAAGGAGCTGTCCATGGTCAAGATCCCCAGCAAAGCGTCAGCCAAATACTTGGCCAAGAAGTTCAACAAGTCTGAGCAGTACATAGG GGAAAACATCCTGGTGCTGGACATTTTCTTTGAAGTCCTCAACTATGAGACCATTGAGCAGAAGAAGGCCTATGAGATTGCAGGGCTCCTGG GTGACATTGGAGGCCAAATGGGGCTGTTCATCGGGGCCAGCATCCTCACGGTGCTGGAACTCTTTGACTACGCCTACGAG GTCATAAAACACAAGCTGTGCAGAAGAGGGAAGTGCCAGAAGGAGGCCAAACGGAGCAGCGCGGACAAGGGCGTGGCCCTCAGCCTGGATGACGTCAAAAGACAC AACCCGTGCGAGAGCCTCCGGGGCCATCCTGCCGGGATGACGTATGCGGCCAACATCCTACCTCACCATCCGGCCCGAGGCACTTTTGAGGACTTTACCTGCTGA
- the ASIC1 gene encoding acid-sensing ion channel 1 isoform X1, which yields MPIQIFCSVSFSSGEEAPGPLGDVWGSRQQQQRDSSDSEEEEEEKEKEAERKEAREADSPMDLVAFANSCTLHGTNHIFVEGGPGPRQALWAVAFVLALGAFLCQVGDRVAYYLSYPHVTLLDEVATTELAFPAVTLCNTNAVRLSQLSYPDLLYLAPMLGLDESDDPGVPLAPPGPEAFSGEPFNLHRFYNRSCHRLEDMLLYCSYCGGPCGPHNFSVVFTRYGKCYTFNSGRDGRPRLKTMKGGTGNGLEIMLDIQQDEYLPVWGETDETSFEAGIKVQIHSQDEPPFIDQLGFGVAPGFQTFVACQEQRQLIYLPPPWGTCKAVTMDLDFFDSYSITACRIDCETRYLVENCNCRMVHMPGDAPYCTPEQYKECADPALDFLVEKDQEYCVCEMPCNLTRYGKELSMVKIPSKASAKYLAKKFNKSEQYIGENILVLDIFFEVLNYETIEQKKAYEIAGLLGDIGGQMGLFIGASILTVLELFDYAYEVIKHKLCRRGKCQKEAKRSSADKGVALSLDDVKRHNPCESLRGHPAGMTYAANILPHHPARGTFEDFTC from the exons ATGCCCATCCAGATCTTCTGCTCCGTGTCATTCTCCTCTGGAGAGGAGGCCCCCGGGCCCTTGGGAGATGTATGGGGTTCCCGTCAGCAGCAACAACGGGACAGCTCAGActcagaagaggaggaagaagagaaggaaaaggaggcagagaggaaggaggcCAGAGAGGCGGACTCACCGATGGACCTGGTGGCCTTCGCCAACAGCTGTACCCTCCACGGCACCAACCACATCTTCGTGGAGGGGGGTCCTGGGCCGCGGCAGGCCCTGTGGGCAGTGGCCTTCGTCCTGGCACTGGGAGCCTTCCTGTGCCAGGTAGGGGATCGAGTTGCCTATTACCTCAGCTACCCACATGTGACTCTGCTAGACGAAGTGGCCACCACGGAGCTGGCCTTCCCAGCGGTCACCCTCTGCAACACCAATGCAGTGAGGCTGTCCCAACTCAGCTACCCCGACCTGCTGTACCTGGCCCCCATGCTGGGGCTGGACGAAAGCGACGACCCAGGGGTGCCGCTCGCCCCCCCAGGGCCCGAGGCCTTCTCGGGGGAGCCCTTTAACCTGCACCGCTTCTACAATCGCTCCTGTCATCGGCTGGAAGACATGTTGCTCTACTGCTCCTACTGCGGGGGGCCCTGTGGCCCTCACAACTTCTCGGTG GTCTTCACACGGTATGGAAAGTGCTACACGTTCAACTCTGGCCGAGATGGGCGCCCACGGCTGAAGACCATGAAGGGTGGGACGGGCAACGGGCTGGAGATCATGCTGGACATTCAGCAGGACGAGTACCTGCCCGTGTGGGGGGAAACCG ATGAGACGTCCTTCGAAGCAGGCATCAAAGTGCAGATCCACAGTCAGGATGAACCTCCCTTCATCGACCAGCTGGGCTTTGGCGTAGCCCCAGGGTTCCAGACCTTTGTGGCCTGCCAAGAGCAGCGG CAGCTCATCTACCTGCCCCCGCCCTGGGGCACCTGCAAAGCTGTTACCATGGACTTGGATTTCTTCGACTCCTACAGCATTACCGCCTGCCGCATCGACTGTGAGACGCGCTACCTGGTGGAGAACTGTAACTGCCGCATGGTGCATATGCCAG GGGACGCCCCATACTGCACTCCAGAGCAGTACAAGGAGTGTGCAGATCCTGCTCTGG ACTTCCTGGTGGAGAAGGACCAGGAATACTGTGTGTGTGAAATGCCCTGCAACCTGACCCGCTATGGCAAGGAGCTGTCCATGGTCAAGATCCCCAGCAAAGCGTCAGCCAAATACTTGGCCAAGAAGTTCAACAAGTCTGAGCAGTACATAGG GGAAAACATCCTGGTGCTGGACATTTTCTTTGAAGTCCTCAACTATGAGACCATTGAGCAGAAGAAGGCCTATGAGATTGCAGGGCTCCTGG GTGACATTGGAGGCCAAATGGGGCTGTTCATCGGGGCCAGCATCCTCACGGTGCTGGAACTCTTTGACTACGCCTACGAG GTCATAAAACACAAGCTGTGCAGAAGAGGGAAGTGCCAGAAGGAGGCCAAACGGAGCAGCGCGGACAAGGGCGTGGCCCTCAGCCTGGATGACGTCAAAAGACAC AACCCGTGCGAGAGCCTCCGGGGCCATCCTGCCGGGATGACGTATGCGGCCAACATCCTACCTCACCATCCGGCCCGAGGCACTTTTGAGGACTTTACCTGCTGA